One Nocardia iowensis DNA window includes the following coding sequences:
- a CDS encoding aldo/keto reductase, whose translation MEQRTVGRSGLRVSRIGLATHTWGSHTDADEASVQLAAFVEAGGTLVDTSPAYAGGGAQRILAELLGDLVSRDDLVLSGCAGIAPRVLPAPAGPAVPDATHIAIDTSRRALLRQLDRTLLEFGTDHLDIWNVAVWDPRTPLDEVAATLEQVVRSGKVRYAGVRGFGAWQLASLAAVVPVSVAQTPYSLLARDAETDFVPAALHHGVGVIASAPLAGGILTGKYRDGVPADSRGADEATAADIRSSLDERATRVVDALVTAADGLGTSPLAVALAWIRDRPGVASMIVGARDIGQLTGVLAAEALELPRAIAAALDDVSARTE comes from the coding sequence ATGGAACAGCGGACGGTCGGCCGCAGCGGCCTACGGGTGTCCCGGATAGGCCTGGCGACCCATACCTGGGGTTCGCATACGGATGCCGATGAGGCGTCGGTGCAGTTGGCGGCGTTCGTGGAGGCGGGCGGCACGCTCGTCGATACCTCCCCCGCCTACGCCGGTGGTGGCGCGCAGCGAATTCTGGCCGAATTGCTCGGCGACCTCGTCTCCCGCGACGATCTGGTGCTCAGCGGCTGCGCGGGTATCGCGCCGCGCGTGCTGCCCGCCCCCGCGGGTCCGGCCGTGCCGGACGCGACCCACATCGCGATCGATACCTCGCGCCGCGCACTGCTCCGGCAGCTCGATCGGACGCTGCTCGAATTCGGCACCGACCATCTGGATATCTGGAATGTCGCGGTGTGGGATCCGCGGACCCCGCTCGATGAAGTCGCGGCCACCCTGGAACAGGTGGTGCGGTCCGGCAAGGTCCGCTACGCGGGCGTGCGTGGCTTCGGTGCCTGGCAGTTGGCCAGCCTCGCCGCCGTCGTGCCGGTCAGCGTCGCGCAGACGCCGTACTCGCTGCTGGCTCGCGACGCGGAAACCGATTTCGTGCCCGCCGCGCTGCACCACGGCGTCGGCGTGATCGCCTCGGCGCCGCTCGCGGGCGGCATCCTCACCGGTAAGTACCGCGACGGTGTTCCCGCCGATTCGCGCGGTGCGGACGAGGCCACCGCGGCCGATATCCGCAGCAGCCTCGACGAACGCGCGACCAGGGTGGTCGACGCCCTGGTCACCGCTGCCGACGGGTTGGGTACGTCGCCGTTGGCGGTCGCGCTGGCCTGGATTCGGGACCGGCCGGGCGTGGCGAGCATGATCGTCGGCGCCCGCGATATCGGGCAGCTCACCGGCGTGCTCGCTGCGGAGGCCCTCGAACTGCCGCGCGCCATCGCGGCCGCACTGGACGACGTCAGTGCCCGTACCGAGTGA
- a CDS encoding heme/hemin ABC transporter substrate-binding protein has protein sequence MSARSGNPSVQPQWVAGVRSGWARGVLAVLALTLVVASAACGTDNAAPAAGQRGPATATLTDLDPVPIGPEPTPTLPVTVRSFDGSDVTVTDSSRIVAVDRYGTLAQIVYALGMGAKLTGRSTSAAFPAVRDVPNVAGGNGSLNVEGLLEQRPSVFLTDTVSVTPAVREQLRAAGVTVVFFDPQRTMEGVGPQIEAVAAALGVPDSGKALAERTRDEIAAATAAVPKQDPQLTIAFLYLRSTAITFLAGPGSGADALIAALGGKDAGAGLPEPFVSITSEAMIGAAPDVLLVMSDGLKSVGGVDGLQKVPGIAQTPAGRNKRIVDMSDSVLLSFGPNTGRVITALSEAVYGARPA, from the coding sequence ATGAGTGCCAGGTCCGGAAACCCGTCCGTGCAGCCGCAGTGGGTTGCCGGTGTCCGATCCGGCTGGGCGCGCGGTGTTCTCGCGGTGCTGGCGTTGACCCTGGTCGTGGCCTCGGCCGCGTGCGGCACCGACAACGCGGCACCCGCCGCCGGGCAGCGTGGTCCGGCCACCGCGACGCTGACCGATCTCGACCCGGTGCCGATCGGGCCCGAACCCACGCCGACGCTACCGGTTACGGTGCGCTCGTTCGACGGTTCCGACGTCACCGTCACCGATAGCAGCCGCATCGTCGCCGTCGACCGCTACGGCACCCTCGCGCAGATCGTGTACGCGCTCGGCATGGGAGCCAAGCTGACCGGCCGCAGCACCAGCGCCGCCTTCCCCGCCGTCCGTGACGTGCCCAACGTGGCGGGCGGCAACGGCTCGCTGAATGTGGAAGGGCTTCTGGAGCAACGACCTTCGGTCTTCCTCACCGACACCGTCAGTGTGACGCCCGCGGTACGTGAGCAGCTCCGCGCGGCCGGTGTCACCGTCGTCTTCTTCGATCCGCAGCGCACCATGGAGGGTGTCGGCCCGCAGATCGAGGCCGTCGCCGCCGCGCTCGGCGTGCCCGACAGTGGGAAGGCGCTCGCGGAACGCACCCGCGACGAGATCGCCGCCGCCACTGCTGCGGTGCCCAAGCAGGATCCGCAACTCACCATCGCGTTCCTCTACCTGCGCAGCACCGCCATTACCTTCCTCGCCGGGCCTGGCTCCGGTGCGGACGCGCTCATCGCCGCGCTCGGCGGCAAAGACGCGGGTGCCGGGCTGCCCGAGCCGTTCGTCTCGATCACCAGCGAGGCGATGATCGGCGCCGCGCCCGACGTGCTGCTGGTGATGTCGGATGGTTTGAAATCCGTTGGCGGAGTAGACGGATTGCAGAAGGTTCCCGGCATCGCGCAGACACCGGCCGGGCGTAACAAGCGCATCGTCGACATGTCCGACTCGGTGCTGCTCAGCTTCGGCCCCAACACCGGCCGGGTGATCACGGCGCTGAGCGAGGCCGTCTACGGCGCTCGGCCCGCATGA